From Candidatus Zymogenus saltonus, the proteins below share one genomic window:
- a CDS encoding prepilin-type N-terminal cleavage/methylation domain-containing protein, whose amino-acid sequence MITKMRRLMRPLRFDCGSERGFSILENMISMAIFSVGILSISMLFTQTMTFTHNSEKMSVATNLAKGKLEELRNTPYANIVPGTDSETVDNVKFDLEWTVTNDSPVKGVRKVVMEISWTDLRKDHTIEFETLFSRF is encoded by the coding sequence ATGATTACGAAAATGAGAAGGCTTATGAGACCTTTAAGATTCGATTGCGGATCGGAAAGGGGTTTTTCCATCCTCGAAAACATGATCTCGATGGCTATCTTTTCGGTGGGGATCCTCTCGATCTCCATGCTGTTCACCCAGACCATGACCTTCACCCACAACAGCGAGAAGATGAGCGTGGCCACGAACCTCGCCAAGGGCAAGCTCGAGGAGTTGAGAAACACCCCCTATGCCAATATAGTTCCGGGAACCGACAGCGAGACCGTGGACAATGTGAAGTTCGATCTCGAATGGACAGTCACAAATGACTCGCCGGTGAAAGGTGTAAGAAAGGTCGTCATGGAGATATCTTGGACCGATTTAAGAAAGGACCATACCATAGAGTTCGAGACGCTGTTCTCGAGATTTTAG
- a CDS encoding PAS domain S-box protein has translation MGRTHKIKRGRSLKNDIFLFMVFIAILPMAIYLYLDIFITREKYKAEIDEFLFLSSDHVAEELNRMFVDRYNDLMILANNPIIKSAKYTNEEKIAEMQKVQDLYHYFDDISYVDSSGTITLSTTYNYFYDIDKTIWFKDAMKGKPVITSPYLISMGNRMVMSFFQPVFSKDNVVGVLTARMDMKKVWDITNADTLKWNDYGYIIVLDNFLKIVSHPNKETLYKKLKGIDLEKVLDKKNERKVIGFLDDSGMEFVAGVNVLDTIPGVVSSPYFVLAVQAKDEAYALSNYMIIRDLLQLTAMASLIILISLYFSNRLTRPIEEIIEGTKSISEWKLGKTVDIKSWEEINDIARAFNSMSLALKDNTERLVQSERRYRTLVEDIDDGYFILEDKKIIYYNEAAARITGYDNEEALGKNITDFYPEEMRPLIEEKYQEVFKESGPGDAKKFEMPFYRKNGEQIFVEFRPKLISSVKDRIVAGIMVDISARKRREMIEKEYQKTLKREVMLKTKELSESETKYRTLFENMDQAIFVVQDGLVTFFNPSALELTEYSEEELKDKPFLDLVHPEDRDLMVDRYIKLYRGESLTYPYIFRMADKGGKMIWVEGMGVTIKWEDTRADLAFINNVTERILAERALRESEEKYRNLFETSKDVIYISTIEGRLIDMNPIAEEFFGYTRDELLALDTRDLYINSEERERFQRDIEKNGFVRNYELTLKRSDGAILDCIETSTVLRDDDGNITGYHGTIKDITERKKMETLILNSRNRLMTAFDAVSDRMFIVDEDYRMKFINRKICEELASGFDMLLNTKCYLQFNTKDEPCPECPLQRSIEYKEGTSGEVFIGGNGEGSCFFVSVYPIESEEGDYDYLIYSRDITEEKRFSERLIQQDRLVSLGQLSAGVAHEINNPLTAILGYAQLLLKDVDKERREYKDLKIIEEQALNCKTILEEMLIFSRSRVDKREYFLFKDILHNVIVLNKKELKEKNINLIKKIKNDLPTFYGDQIKMTQVFLNVLQNSIYAVENGGEIIIETSWDKENNMVLVTFMDNGPGVPEENKRRIFDPFFTTKPAGQGTGLGLSVSYGIVNEHGGGIAIENAPGGGAKFIIALPVEEELPD, from the coding sequence ATGGGCAGAACTCACAAGATAAAAAGGGGGAGATCACTAAAGAACGACATCTTCCTCTTTATGGTGTTTATCGCCATATTGCCGATGGCGATTTATCTCTACCTCGATATATTCATCACAAGGGAGAAATACAAGGCGGAGATAGACGAGTTCCTCTTTTTGTCTTCCGATCACGTTGCGGAAGAGCTCAACAGGATGTTCGTCGATCGATACAACGATCTGATGATCCTTGCCAATAATCCAATCATCAAATCAGCGAAGTACACCAACGAAGAAAAAATAGCCGAGATGCAGAAGGTACAGGATCTGTACCACTACTTCGATGATATTTCTTATGTGGACTCGTCCGGGACCATTACCCTCTCAACCACATACAATTACTTCTACGATATCGACAAGACGATCTGGTTCAAAGATGCGATGAAAGGGAAACCGGTGATAACTTCTCCATATCTGATTTCCATGGGAAATCGAATGGTCATGAGTTTTTTTCAGCCGGTGTTTAGTAAGGACAATGTGGTGGGCGTCTTGACGGCGAGAATGGATATGAAAAAGGTTTGGGATATAACCAATGCGGATACGCTGAAGTGGAATGATTACGGATATATAATTGTGCTGGATAATTTCCTGAAGATCGTCTCACACCCCAATAAAGAGACGCTATATAAAAAGCTTAAGGGCATTGATTTAGAAAAGGTTCTTGACAAGAAAAATGAGAGGAAGGTCATAGGGTTTTTGGATGATTCGGGGATGGAGTTTGTGGCCGGAGTGAATGTACTTGATACAATACCGGGGGTTGTATCGAGTCCCTATTTTGTATTAGCCGTTCAGGCAAAGGATGAAGCCTACGCCCTGTCAAATTATATGATAATCAGGGACCTCCTGCAGCTTACCGCCATGGCTTCCCTTATTATTCTAATAAGCCTCTATTTTTCAAACAGATTGACGCGTCCCATTGAAGAAATAATCGAGGGGACGAAGAGCATCTCGGAGTGGAAACTCGGAAAGACCGTTGATATAAAGAGCTGGGAGGAAATAAACGACATAGCCCGGGCTTTTAACAGTATGAGCCTCGCCTTGAAAGATAACACCGAGAGACTCGTTCAATCGGAGAGAAGATACAGGACGCTGGTGGAGGATATCGATGACGGATACTTTATACTTGAAGATAAAAAAATAATATATTACAACGAGGCCGCCGCAAGGATTACAGGCTACGACAATGAAGAGGCCCTGGGTAAGAACATAACCGATTTTTACCCCGAGGAAATGAGGCCTTTAATAGAAGAAAAGTATCAGGAAGTTTTCAAAGAGTCGGGACCGGGAGATGCCAAAAAATTTGAGATGCCTTTTTACAGAAAGAATGGGGAGCAGATATTTGTAGAATTCAGACCAAAGCTGATTTCGAGCGTAAAGGATAGGATCGTAGCAGGGATAATGGTCGATATCTCCGCCAGGAAGAGGCGGGAGATGATCGAGAAGGAGTATCAAAAAACTCTCAAAAGGGAGGTGATGCTGAAAACCAAGGAGCTTTCCGAATCCGAAACGAAATATCGGACCCTGTTTGAAAACATGGATCAGGCGATATTTGTGGTTCAGGATGGATTGGTGACATTTTTTAACCCAAGTGCTCTGGAATTGACCGAATACTCAGAGGAGGAACTCAAAGACAAGCCTTTCCTCGATCTTGTTCACCCCGAGGATCGGGATTTGATGGTCGACAGATACATAAAGCTCTACAGGGGTGAAAGCCTTACTTACCCTTATATCTTTAGAATGGCTGATAAAGGGGGAAAGATGATCTGGGTTGAGGGCATGGGAGTGACGATAAAGTGGGAGGATACAAGGGCGGACCTGGCCTTTATTAATAACGTTACCGAGAGGATATTGGCGGAAAGAGCCCTTAGAGAATCGGAGGAGAAATACAGAAATCTCTTTGAGACGTCCAAGGATGTCATTTATATATCTACCATTGAAGGCAGACTTATAGATATGAATCCGATTGCGGAGGAATTTTTTGGATACACGAGAGACGAGCTTCTTGCCCTGGACACAAGAGACCTGTATATAAATTCCGAAGAGAGAGAGAGATTTCAGAGGGATATTGAGAAAAATGGTTTTGTAAGGAACTACGAGCTGACGCTGAAGAGGAGTGACGGGGCGATTTTGGACTGCATTGAAACGTCGACGGTGTTAAGGGATGACGACGGAAACATCACCGGTTATCATGGGACGATTAAGGATATTACAGAGCGTAAAAAAATGGAGACCTTGATCTTGAATTCCAGGAACCGCCTCATGACGGCCTTTGACGCCGTTTCAGACCGTATGTTCATAGTAGACGAAGACTATCGGATGAAGTTTATCAACAGGAAGATCTGTGAAGAGCTGGCATCAGGATTCGATATGCTACTGAATACAAAGTGTTATCTGCAATTCAATACGAAGGACGAACCCTGCCCGGAGTGTCCGCTCCAGAGGAGCATCGAGTATAAGGAGGGGACAAGCGGTGAAGTATTCATCGGCGGTAATGGTGAGGGTAGTTGTTTTTTCGTATCCGTCTATCCAATTGAATCGGAAGAGGGTGATTACGACTACCTGATTTATTCGAGGGATATTACAGAGGAGAAGAGATTCTCGGAGAGGTTGATACAACAGGACCGGCTGGTTTCTCTCGGCCAGCTCTCCGCCGGGGTTGCCCACGAGATAAACAACCCGCTGACGGCGATTTTAGGATACGCGCAACTGTTGCTGAAAGATGTAGATAAAGAGAGAAGGGAATATAAAGACCTCAAGATAATTGAGGAGCAGGCCTTAAACTGCAAGACCATTCTTGAAGAGATGCTTATCTTTTCGAGATCAAGGGTGGATAAGAGAGAGTACTTCTTATTCAAAGATATACTCCACAACGTGATAGTACTAAATAAGAAGGAGCTGAAAGAGAAGAACATCAATCTGATAAAGAAAATCAAAAATGATCTCCCCACCTTTTATGGAGATCAGATAAAGATGACCCAGGTGTTTTTAAACGTACTTCAAAACTCGATTTACGCTGTTGAGAACGGAGGAGAGATTATAATCGAGACATCATGGGATAAAGAGAACAATATGGTTTTGGTAACGTTTATGGACAACGGTCCGGGAGTGCCCGAGGAAAACAAGAGAAGGATATTCGACCCTTTTTTTACCACAAAACCGGCGGGACAGGGAACAGGTCTCGGGCTTTCTGTAAGCTACGGAATTGTAAACGAGCATGGGGGAGGGATAGCCATAGAAAATGCCCCCGGGGGAGGGGCGAAATTTATCATTGCACTTCCAGTCGAGGAGGAACTCCCCGACTAG
- a CDS encoding prepilin-type N-terminal cleavage/methylation domain-containing protein, whose translation MMKRIVREGGFTLLELLVVVSIIAISTSIAVPTFISWAPKFRLNSAADNLEKNLMLARISAISQNSNVIVNFFESQRKYTVTYKDKTEIIELPEGTHFSGIGTSTLTFNKIGQADSNMEIKIYSDSNKLTDKKRKITVRAVTGIARVSRGW comes from the coding sequence ATGATGAAAAGAATAGTGAGAGAAGGCGGTTTTACCTTGTTGGAATTGTTGGTTGTCGTTTCGATCATCGCAATATCCACATCGATTGCGGTGCCTACATTCATAAGCTGGGCGCCCAAGTTCAGGCTCAACTCAGCGGCGGACAACCTCGAGAAGAACCTGATGCTTGCGAGAATCAGCGCCATATCGCAAAACTCCAATGTCATTGTCAACTTCTTTGAGTCGCAGAGGAAGTACACGGTTACATACAAGGATAAGACCGAGATAATCGAACTGCCTGAGGGGACACATTTCAGCGGAATAGGAACAAGTACTTTGACTTTTAACAAAATCGGCCAGGCGGATTCGAACATGGAGATAAAAATTTATTCCGATTCGAACAAGCTGACCGACAAGAAGAGGAAGATAACCGTAAGGGCCGTAACGGGAATAGCAAGAGTTTCAAGGGGGTGGTGA
- a CDS encoding adenylyltransferase/cytidyltransferase family protein, with amino-acid sequence MKKKKSDVIGYTTGVFDLFHIGHLNILRNAKRLCDKLIVGVTTDELLMDYKKKKAVIPFVERCEIVRAIRYVDVVVAQDTMDKIEAFKKLKFNVMFVGDDWYESDKWKKIEGQFEKVGVKIIYFPYTKGTSSTMINQILVETREEIQAKKERLKKLLDEKGEELDLTEEDIKLLFS; translated from the coding sequence ATGAAGAAGAAAAAGTCGGACGTCATCGGATACACCACGGGTGTTTTCGACCTCTTCCATATCGGACATCTCAACATCCTGAGAAACGCCAAGCGCCTCTGCGACAAGCTGATAGTCGGCGTCACCACCGACGAGCTCCTTATGGATTACAAGAAGAAGAAGGCGGTCATCCCCTTCGTCGAGCGCTGCGAGATTGTCCGGGCCATCAGATACGTCGATGTGGTGGTCGCCCAGGACACCATGGACAAGATCGAGGCGTTCAAAAAGCTCAAGTTCAACGTCATGTTCGTAGGGGACGACTGGTACGAATCGGACAAGTGGAAAAAAATCGAGGGGCAGTTCGAGAAAGTGGGCGTCAAGATCATCTACTTCCCGTACACCAAGGGGACCTCGTCAACCATGATAAACCAGATACTCGTAGAGACGAGAGAAGAGATCCAGGCGAAAAAGGAAAGGCTGAAAAAACTGTTGGACGAGAAGGGGGAGGAGCTGGACCTCACCGAG
- a CDS encoding DUF362 domain-containing protein — protein MKVALKRVEGYNIKDVSEALADMFRMLGYDRENPLGHIVRPNDTVFIKPNWVAHEYRKSCDFDKKGDVYSVITHPSVIRGVVDYVAKALGGRGEIIIGDNPSIDADFSRLRDLVRLDDLEKMTDIRCRIVDLRPLVCTDLKDYGKKSKMKKQPGDPLGFTTVNLGRKSLFYDVTPLLYRGVFDSRWETVLHHFGRRHEYSFSNSIINADAYISIPKLKTHRKVGATLNIKGLVGTNSVKNYLVHWRVGFPMIGGDEYPDFMSWLKSKRQKVTHRGAWHGNDTAWRMVVDIYNAFAERVGRTFTVIDGIVAGEKNGPFCPQNRRANVLIASEDLLAADCAAARLMDFDIGKIKYLDYLINQRNIALNDIEVISEDFIAEDFFDSSNEYLRFMPPHGWENIALHR, from the coding sequence ATGAAAGTAGCCCTAAAGAGAGTCGAAGGTTACAACATCAAGGATGTCTCCGAAGCCCTCGCCGATATGTTTCGGATGCTCGGGTACGACCGCGAAAATCCCCTCGGACATATCGTAAGGCCCAACGACACGGTATTCATAAAGCCGAACTGGGTGGCCCACGAGTACAGGAAGTCGTGCGACTTTGACAAAAAGGGGGATGTCTATTCCGTCATCACCCACCCGTCGGTCATAAGGGGGGTGGTCGATTACGTCGCTAAGGCGCTCGGCGGAAGGGGCGAGATCATCATCGGCGACAATCCCTCCATAGATGCCGACTTCTCAAGACTGAGGGACCTCGTCAGGCTGGACGACCTGGAAAAGATGACCGACATAAGATGCCGGATCGTGGACCTCAGGCCCCTCGTCTGCACTGACCTCAAGGACTACGGGAAGAAATCAAAGATGAAAAAACAGCCGGGCGATCCACTCGGCTTCACCACCGTAAACCTGGGCAGGAAGTCACTCTTTTACGACGTTACCCCCCTTCTCTACCGGGGCGTCTTCGACAGCCGCTGGGAGACGGTGCTCCACCACTTCGGCAGGAGGCACGAGTACTCCTTTTCCAACTCGATTATAAACGCCGATGCATATATCTCGATCCCGAAATTGAAGACCCACAGAAAGGTCGGGGCAACCCTGAACATAAAAGGGCTTGTGGGGACGAACTCGGTCAAGAACTATCTCGTCCACTGGCGGGTCGGCTTCCCGATGATTGGGGGGGATGAATATCCCGACTTTATGTCGTGGCTGAAAAGCAAGCGCCAAAAGGTGACCCACAGGGGCGCGTGGCACGGAAACGACACGGCGTGGCGTATGGTCGTCGACATCTACAACGCCTTTGCCGAAAGGGTCGGGAGGACATTCACCGTAATCGACGGGATAGTAGCAGGTGAAAAAAACGGCCCGTTCTGCCCGCAGAATAGGCGCGCGAACGTCCTGATCGCCTCGGAAGACCTCCTGGCCGCTGACTGCGCGGCGGCGAGGCTGATGGACTTCGATATAGGAAAGATCAAGTATCTCGATTACCTTATCAATCAGAGAAATATTGCCCTAAACGACATCGAGGTTATATCGGAGGATTTTATTGCGGAGGATTTTTTCGACAGCTCAAACGAGTACCTGAGATTCATGCCGCCGCATGGCTGGGAAAACATCGCATTACATAGATAA
- a CDS encoding asparagine synthase: MVIDKDFSFSSYLAFRYIVKKGIGWGEGLVPKFPEVEESDLFKVKSSEDVLEALKAILAEELKKDTGLLLSSGIDSAILAALLPKDTPTYTVRFVADNAVDESMTAKIYAERCGLDHTVIDVTWDDYLEYGDYLMKNKKSPLHAVEVGLFKSTLRAKENGIKNLILGNGADSTFGGLDKLLSRDWTFDEFVERYTFVKPKGVAKKPVSMLDTYEDYRTGDRIDVIRFLKIVHGFGVIQAFDNAIHCGGCEIMAPYERLLLDAPLDIARIRGGESKYILRKIFKDIYRDLEVPEKIPFARPMDRWLSDWEGPKRGEFMDDLDMTKFTGDQRWLLYCLERFLDIHEL; encoded by the coding sequence ATGGTCATAGACAAGGACTTCTCTTTCAGCTCCTATCTGGCGTTTCGCTATATAGTGAAAAAGGGGATCGGCTGGGGCGAGGGATTGGTCCCGAAGTTTCCGGAGGTAGAGGAATCGGACCTCTTCAAGGTCAAGAGTTCCGAAGATGTCTTGGAGGCTCTAAAGGCGATCCTGGCGGAGGAGCTGAAAAAAGACACCGGCCTCCTTCTGAGCAGCGGGATCGACTCCGCGATCCTGGCGGCCCTCCTCCCCAAAGACACCCCCACTTATACCGTCCGCTTCGTCGCTGATAACGCCGTCGACGAGAGCATGACCGCAAAGATATACGCCGAAAGATGCGGACTCGACCACACAGTCATAGACGTGACCTGGGACGATTACCTCGAATACGGCGACTACCTGATGAAGAACAAGAAGTCCCCCCTTCACGCCGTGGAGGTTGGCCTCTTCAAGAGCACCCTCAGGGCCAAGGAAAACGGCATCAAGAACCTCATACTGGGAAACGGCGCCGACTCCACCTTCGGCGGACTGGACAAGCTCCTCTCCAGGGACTGGACGTTTGACGAGTTCGTCGAGCGCTACACCTTCGTTAAGCCCAAAGGCGTCGCCAAAAAACCGGTCTCCATGCTCGACACCTACGAAGACTACAGAACCGGAGACCGGATCGATGTTATACGCTTTCTCAAGATAGTCCACGGCTTCGGTGTCATCCAGGCCTTTGACAACGCCATCCACTGCGGGGGGTGCGAAATCATGGCGCCCTACGAGCGGCTTCTTCTCGATGCGCCCCTCGACATAGCGAGGATCAGGGGGGGAGAAAGCAAATACATTCTTAGAAAGATCTTCAAGGATATTTACAGAGACCTCGAGGTGCCGGAAAAGATACCTTTCGCCCGGCCGATGGATCGGTGGCTCTCCGACTGGGAAGGGCCCAAGCGGGGCGAATTTATGGATGACCTCGACATGACCAAGTTTACCGGCGACCAGAGATGGCTCCTGTACTGCCTTGAGAGATTCCTGGATATTCACGAACTATGA
- a CDS encoding sigma-54-dependent Fis family transcriptional regulator, with the protein MLNTYLDESILVVDDEEGVLLLLDRMLEREGYKNVFLADSAESALEKIYKENITIVLTDVRMPGMDGIELLEKVKVIDPSIIVIIITAHGSIDLAVECIKKGAYDLITKPFGSEIVTMTIEKALEERRLKDEIYDLRMSVTKSADFMDFVGVSEPMQRVYEKIKAVAPTDAPVLITGESGTGKELAIRAIHELSTRKDMPLVSVSCPNLPEQMLESELFGHVKGAFTDAYRDKKGLFEKADKGTLFLDEIGDISPDVQVKLLRALQEGEILPLGSEKVKKLDVRVITSTNKDLTKKVNQGKFREDLFYRINVINICMPPLRERSEDIRRLSSYFLAMYSAKLSKPIKGITDEALEYLKNRDWNGNVRELMNKIYNGVVFAKGDLIEISDITPEDGIVKEDQKSPVDLSGESFRDLRGNLLDRFESNFVKDALKSADGNVSKAARESGLSRQSFQHLMRKYGIKSDDIE; encoded by the coding sequence ATGTTGAATACTTATCTGGATGAGTCGATATTGGTAGTTGACGACGAAGAGGGCGTTTTGCTGCTCCTTGACAGGATGCTGGAGAGGGAGGGATACAAAAACGTGTTTCTTGCGGACTCCGCCGAATCCGCCCTTGAGAAGATTTACAAGGAGAACATCACCATTGTCCTGACCGACGTCAGGATGCCCGGGATGGACGGGATAGAGCTGTTGGAAAAGGTAAAGGTGATCGATCCTTCGATCATAGTTATTATTATAACGGCCCACGGATCTATAGACCTCGCAGTAGAATGCATCAAGAAGGGCGCCTACGACCTTATAACCAAGCCCTTCGGTTCCGAGATTGTGACAATGACCATCGAGAAGGCGTTGGAGGAGAGAAGGCTCAAAGACGAGATTTATGATCTCAGGATGAGCGTGACCAAGAGCGCTGATTTCATGGATTTTGTCGGCGTTTCCGAGCCTATGCAGAGGGTGTATGAAAAGATCAAGGCCGTGGCGCCCACGGACGCTCCCGTCCTCATAACCGGCGAAAGCGGCACGGGAAAGGAGCTGGCAATAAGGGCCATCCACGAGCTCAGCACGAGAAAGGATATGCCCCTCGTTTCGGTCAGCTGCCCTAATCTTCCTGAGCAGATGCTCGAGAGCGAGCTGTTTGGTCACGTAAAGGGGGCCTTTACGGATGCTTACAGGGACAAAAAGGGGTTGTTTGAAAAGGCGGATAAGGGCACGCTCTTTTTGGACGAGATCGGGGACATCTCGCCCGATGTCCAGGTCAAGCTTTTGAGGGCCCTCCAGGAGGGGGAGATTCTGCCCCTTGGGAGCGAGAAGGTAAAGAAGCTCGACGTAAGGGTGATCACATCGACTAATAAAGACCTCACCAAAAAGGTAAATCAGGGTAAGTTTCGCGAGGACCTTTTTTACAGAATAAACGTCATTAATATTTGCATGCCGCCTTTGAGGGAGAGGTCCGAAGATATAAGGAGGCTTTCAAGCTATTTTCTGGCCATGTACTCCGCCAAGCTTTCCAAGCCGATCAAGGGGATAACGGATGAGGCGCTGGAATACCTGAAGAACAGGGATTGGAACGGGAATGTGAGGGAATTGATGAACAAGATATACAACGGCGTGGTTTTTGCCAAGGGGGATTTGATCGAGATTTCGGATATTACACCGGAGGACGGCATAGTCAAAGAGGATCAAAAGAGTCCTGTGGATTTGTCGGGCGAATCTTTCAGGGATTTGAGGGGCAACCTCCTCGATCGCTTCGAGTCCAATTTTGTGAAGGACGCACTGAAAAGTGCGGACGGAAATGTCTCAAAGGCCGCCAGGGAGAGCGGTCTCTCCCGCCAGTCGTTTCAGCACCTAATGAGGAAGTACGGTATCAAGTCAGACGACATTGAATGA
- a CDS encoding spermidine/putrescine ABC transporter substrate-binding protein, producing the protein MVVVALLLCVSVLFWGCAKEEPAENKKLPDKITILNWEEYMEMDVVKEFEKEYNIKVEFVYYVNEHEMISIIQSDPGNYDLAVASGSIVETMINLKLLERIDKNNIPNLSKVDKKFRIPPFDKNLDYSIPYLWGTSGLAVNRKYVKDEDIGWEILFDKRFKGKIDILDDIQEIFAPPLKILGVSINTEDERSLEAAKALLVEQKGIIRGYFDTIEIMKHLEDGTTYVAYLYSGDTYTAKDKNEYLDYIVPDDGAPMWIDNFVIPTNSKNKYAAELFINYVLKPKNIARISNYLWYANAVPESKRFLNEELLNTENIYLTDEVLKRCEYYKPLMGKRNIFMNRVWAELTR; encoded by the coding sequence ATGGTTGTCGTTGCTCTGTTGTTGTGTGTCTCCGTCCTCTTTTGGGGATGCGCAAAAGAGGAGCCCGCCGAAAATAAAAAACTGCCCGACAAAATAACGATTCTGAACTGGGAAGAATATATGGAAATGGATGTGGTGAAGGAGTTCGAAAAGGAGTATAATATAAAAGTTGAATTTGTATATTACGTCAATGAACACGAAATGATAAGCATCATTCAATCAGACCCGGGAAACTATGACCTTGCCGTTGCCAGCGGAAGTATTGTCGAGACGATGATCAACCTGAAGCTCTTGGAGAGGATTGACAAAAATAATATACCCAATCTATCCAAAGTAGATAAAAAATTTAGAATCCCCCCGTTTGACAAAAACCTCGATTACTCCATTCCTTATCTATGGGGAACTTCCGGCCTAGCCGTGAACAGGAAATATGTAAAGGATGAAGATATAGGATGGGAGATCCTCTTTGACAAGAGGTTCAAGGGCAAAATAGATATTCTGGATGATATTCAGGAGATTTTCGCTCCTCCATTGAAGATATTGGGCGTTTCCATAAACACCGAAGACGAACGGTCTTTAGAGGCGGCGAAGGCATTGCTGGTTGAGCAGAAGGGGATAATCAGGGGTTATTTTGACACCATTGAGATAATGAAGCATCTCGAAGACGGTACCACATACGTGGCTTACCTCTACAGCGGTGATACTTATACGGCAAAAGACAAGAACGAGTATTTGGATTATATAGTTCCGGATGATGGGGCCCCCATGTGGATCGACAACTTTGTCATCCCGACAAACTCAAAAAACAAGTACGCGGCCGAGTTGTTCATAAATTATGTCCTTAAGCCGAAGAACATCGCAAGGATATCGAACTATCTCTGGTATGCAAATGCCGTGCCCGAATCGAAGAGATTCCTGAACGAAGAGCTTCTAAATACGGAAAACATCTATCTCACGGATGAAGTCCTGAAAAGATGTGAGTACTACAAGCCCCTTATGGGCAAAAGAAACATATTTATGAACAGGGTATGGGCAGAACTCACAAGATAA